caaattattaaatatattttctctcCTAGTGTGTAAAGTGACAATATTGCACTTTTTGGCTTACCACCGTGGATGTAGATATGCAgttctaaattaatttccttgCTAGCATAATTGGATTGTACTAGACGTCATGAGCACGTTGACGCGAGTTAGGGCCGAATCGGAGTCTTAACAAGGAAGTTACGAACGTATAGAGTGTAAACAAACCAAAATAAGAAGCCAATCACCATAATTCCTATTTCCTTGAACCCAATtaggtgtcacatcccggcttgggccctcaccacatcccgggcttgactccactgtagcacaatattgtttgttttgggccctgaccacactttcacggttttgtttttgggaactcacacgagaacttcccagtaggtcacccatcctaggattgctcttgcacgaacttgcttaacttcggagttcttacggaacccgaagccagtgagctcccaaaaggactcgtgctaggtagaaatgagaatatacatataaggcttacagtaTCCACTCCCATGGaagatgtgggatgttacaatccacccccctcaagggcccgacatcctcgttggcacactttcgaccaaagattggctctgataccaaatcaAAAGACTGAGAAGTGATAGGGGAGGTGAGTACACCTCACATGAGTTCAATGCATTCTATGAAGATGTGGGATTGGAGAAGCAACTCACCGTGGCATATTCACCAAAATAAAATGGGATTGCAGAAAGGAAGAATAGGACTATAGTCCAAATGGCATATACATTTTGGGGTGAAGCTGTGAACACCTCAGTGTACCTATTAAATAAGTGCCCCACAAAAGCGCTGGATAAGAAGACACCATTTAAAGTGTTCAGTGGAAGGAAGCTTTCTATAAAGCATCTGAGGGTGTTTGGCTCAATGTGTTATACTCACATTCCTCAACAACTAAGGTAGAAGTTGAAAAAATCAAGCAACAAGGGTGTTTTTTTGGGTTATGGAACCATTGAGAAAGGGTACAGAGTTTACAATTTGTCAACTCAAAAGATAATCCTATCAAGGGATgttaattgtcacatcccggcccgagccgccaccacatcccaggcttgACTCCgctatagcacgatattgtccgctttgggccccaaccacgccctcacagttttgtttctgggaactcacacgagaacttcctagtgggtcacccatcctaggattgctctcatgcgaacttgcttaacttcggagttcctatagaacccgaagctagtaagctcccaaaaggccttgtgctaggtagagatgggaatatacatataaagcttacaggatccactccgcTGGGCGATGttggatgttacaatccacccccttttaGGCCCCGACAACCTCGTCGACACACTTCTGGCCAAGGATTGTTAGATCCCGAcctgggcccctaccacatcctgggctcaactctgccatagcacgatattgtttgctttcagccccaaccacgccttcacggttttgcttttgggaactcacacaaaaacttctcagtgggtcatccatcatgggattgctctcacgtgaacccgcttaacttcggagttcctacggaacccgaagccaatgagctccctaaaggcctcgtactaggtagagatgggaatatacatataaggcttacaggatccactactctgggcgatgtgggatgttacattagGTATTTGGGCTATTATATCATCTAGACCAATCAAACTTAgtcatctctctccctctcttacGGTAGCCCAATCAGGGCttaacattttcttcttctgcccAATTAGGACGACAAACACACATACATATGCACGTACACACTTTCTCCCCTCTTCTCGAgccttttccttcctccttctTTCTACGCCGTGACACCCACATACACGATCATCATCAAACTCTCACAGATCGAGTCTTGGAAAACCACCATCATTCTCCTCTCAACCTCATGAACTCAACCATACACTTAGCTCATCGAACGAATGACATGAACGTGAGAAACCAGAAGCTCCGGCGATGAGTCAAGTTTGCTCCGACGCAATCCCGACGTGGTTTCGAGATTTTAAGGCTTGGAAAGGTATTCACCCAACTTCCTAACTGTTTGAAGTATTTTTGGAGTGAATTGGACATTGGTATGGACGCGTTTGGAAGGTTGTAGAGTTGGCCAGAAGTATCGAGGGAATTTCCGACCGTTTTTCGTTGGATTTTGAACTTCTATTAGGTACGAACGTGTTCTACTCTTCAAGACCTTCAagtccatataaatttcatggattttggttgagaaatgtcAAAGTTGTAAGCTTTAGAAAATCTTCCAGAAACCGGTGAGTTCAGCCGGAGGCGGACAACGGAGTGATCGAAGAAGAAggggaatatttcgttaactttaacggaatattctaatgGTGTCAGGTACCATCAATTATATTCAATGAATTATTCCATCAAATTGATGAAATATTTCTAACAGCGTCAGTCATACAGACAACACGTGCCTGCGTGTGGCCGGTGCGAGAAGCCGCGTCCGGTGTctaaaattttttctaaaaatatgtgtgtgttCGTACTGTCgagtagatcacattggtatattcaaacaccccatttgagcaacataTGAGGAATTAATCCTGAGATTTGTTTATGTGCTATTgaattaacgttaaaatagttgtatcacatataggtgagatgtATCCTAAGGACGAGCGCGGGTAAGTAAGGCTAGGGGGCTACGATCCTactacttatcagtgagtgggaatttgttttctatatgtgtgtgtatatatatgctttacaatttccaaaaacattttaaaatgaATTTATGCCTTGTATGCCCTATCTATACTGCTTATTACTATATTGTTGCATTAGTATGAATTGTGAATTATACTATTTGATGTTGCGGAGGTTCAGGTAAGCTTTAGGTGAGTTATCATGTGATTGGTCTTGTTGCATTGCATATTGctatgcatttatgcatttagaGCTTATTATGCTGCActccagtgttagtgctcccgccagaggccagggcacagctttcatgtgatcgttcacctcccacaccacactctcaccttggatccaagttttggTGCTAGCTTTTCGTACTGACCCCAATAGGTGGTTTcaacttgtaggtgacccgcgatctATCACAcaacacttgagcgtacttatttacacccagcctatcatacaggtcacattaggtgactttgACTCGTGTGCAGACATATGTTGATGAGCAATAGGTCCAGTTATATAgatcacgttaggtgactccgattGGCATGCTAATTTAAATCAACTTTTCACCTGACTTACATATTTTAGTGCTGAACGTTATGACATGGTATAATTCTGTTTTCATTGTTCTTGAACATTGTTTttatatatgtgcatattaCTATTTCCTagaaattatacgggttttacagagaggggttattatgttcataaagataaatgtgttttctaaagctttgtttttgcccactcacccatctgttttgtgcccctccaggttttaggtagctGTTCatctttggtggctcacgaggactacACGGCGGTTTTgaagtttccaaaataaaaGTAGGGATCTTCTCCctgtttgtataattagtacttagtTAGTTCAACTGCACTTTCGttttacctatgctctgatatgCGTGTATCTTATATTTGATCACTTTCACACACTTACACAATATCTATAGTTAAATAAATTCAGctttggtttttaattattcatatTTCTTTTATTAGTATCACTTCTGTTGCGCATTTGGCTATGTCACTCTCATGCAACGGCCAGCACGTCTCGACTCCGATCGGAGTGTATCACACTATACACCTAATTATTTACCATGTATCATTTCACTTaaccttaattaattttttaaaattttaaaaagtaacATGTAATgtaaaaattaaccaaaattaaatgaaaagacACGTGACAGATAATTAGATGTATGATAAGCATACAATTCTTTTAAATGACGCTGAGTCATTTGAAGGCAAGATCTTTTGCTCTCAAATTTGAAGGCAGATGTCAAATCCATTTATAttgttttgaataaatattatTGTGTGTTGTATTTGCCAAGTCAAGCAAAAACTTGTATAAAATACCTAATTATCACATAGaccattaaatattattttgatattttaaatttaacatGCTCTAACCacttaaatataatcaaaacGTTAACTCTTAtgccatttaatttataaaattttaacttacaaatttaatctcctcaGAATTaccttttacattttttatcaAAGGGGCACAATTGATtgccacatcaacaaaaaatttattCTCCTCAGAATTACCTTTTACACTTTAGTTTTTTTGTAAGGGGCGCAATTGACTGTCAAAAAAAAGACGGGTCTTGCATTTAAGTGGCCAATTTGACCAAGTGACTAGCAGAGGTGTGGCATTACAAGGAATACGTAAGTTATGTATAATATTGCAATATTAAAAAGATGATGTATGAATTTATTATGTGACTAAAATTTGAGGTAATAAAATGTAattttgttccaaatttaaCCATGGGTGAGGAAGAAAATCAGGCTGAGGACGATCAAGGATACCCACTCAATTgacaagaaaaataacaaaGTCCACGACTAACTAGAATAACATGATAAGATCAAGTTCCCTCAATGGACCACATGGAAGAGAACTTAGTTTATTAATAATGTTCCCAGCTGCATGCACAGAACAAACATAACATTATCACTGGATAAGATGATCATCAACAGAGGCGAGTGCAAAAGCAGCGACGACGAAGGCCACGGCACCTGCCACCGGAGAAACCCTCGTTCCTGCAGACAAGAGCACAGTTGTGGTGGCGGAGGCATGTTCCGTGGAACCCATGACTCTGTGACTGACAAATCCTTGCCTCAGTTGGCACCACTATCTCTTCTGCATTGACAATTATTTGATGAGAAACAACTAAGATTTAAAAATATcatatatgagagagagagagagagagttacgtGAAGCCAAGACAATGAAGAGCAAAAGCAGAAGCCCAAAGCATGATTTCCTCCCCATCACTAGTGAGTAAGGTTTGTGTGTTCAACAACAATGGCTGAAAAATAAGCTGCAATTAATCCGattgtttctttctttatttctttgtaGCACAGAGCAAAGGAGGGTGAGTGGGTTCTTATAGATAGAGTGGCGTGATAAAAGACACGTACTACTCTCAAGCGTGTCAGAGTGGCGTGATACTCTCAAACGTGTCAGGGGTGCGTGATAAAAGACTGACGCGAAACTAAATgatgatgcatgcatgcaattgCACAAAGCTCAGAGAGAAAGCATCTCGTCACGTGTATTGCCACGTGCATGCTCTTCCAAAAGGATTTTCAAAAGGGGGAAAGATTCTCTCCATGGTCGGTGGCCCCTATCAATTTAGTTGTGGTTTTCTGTACGTCAGTGCCCTGATTTCTGAATACGCTCTCTTCTTGTGGGAGATTCGAGAGAAAGCTGAAATTAATTATctcggttttcggttttcacGTGCTAGCTTAGTTACAACCATGCACCTTGTTCGCTTCTCTGATAGAATtgaaagcacaccacaaagtagcacataaatgtcctattaatttttcttattaacAACAagatttatcaattgtagtatatgaaaataaggatctttcccgcagaagattgttttatctaactacttaaaatgtcacaaaaattgggctgttgtccctactgaccagccaccgaaaaataattattagaccgacttacacttatctaaaacctacgaaattttatatgcagatactagacacacagagctacactcacacaaatttttgggatttttggagttgattttctatttaaattaaattgaacaaaaacatgacaaaaacatattttaagtagttcgcaaattaagaaaaacgagttaggggaattgctatccaccaccaaataaacGTGCAAACATGTTaggtttcattcaaattcctttcattttcagatgaagatgctcaagttggctcaatgttagaactctacctattactctttcttatgtagtatgttaagagaatggcgttttcaacttagcttagttcctaacatgcaatctagaatggtgtgttcatagatttaacaagtagaaatcattaagaaggaaaagagtttgagtcatcacaaggcatcgtaagtactagtgttgtcttacttatcctacaaattgattcacatgttaatcgcaattaacaagtactactctagaacatatgtaggtcctcattcgacaagggcaggcacacacatattcatagcattagaatcctagacaTGCTTCCTAAGTATGCATCTgcagaaaacacataaagaattcatcaatgagacaagtagtgaaccaattttcatccattcattaaagtaattcaaacgaaatgtcataacaaacttgcaatcatattcggggcttcaaaacagcccctaactactataaattagttacacataattctcaaattaaaccaagagAAAGatatgagtttgagaagataaaactgaaaggagagaatgccaagatttcctccttcctttccttccttccccaacgcagcagccttgccttttttccttactttccttcctttttttcttttttttttcacctttttttccactctttgccgctgcaacctgcagcccttttcttcttttctgctacCACAGTTgcttctccataactcaccccactaacagccatttagtgatgacaataagtgagaggaaatgctaaaacaattgtaactctttgggcagactttatgcccattactcccacttaattttccatttcctctgatatttgaataagtgttagctggcttgttcttgcctacatcagttttggctgctagttttattggatttattgctttcaatgctttcttgtcagttacaaactgctcagcctcttgggaacctttcaatgttaaaacggccataacttcttctagaaaaatgatattaacaatccgcgaaatgATCCACAAAATAGACATAcatagctttccaagcatataaggctcattctctaattcattctgagttgtccgcaacttgcttccaaattcagctgacctgcacaggcagttttgacgaatttgttacttaaaattccacttgtgctatttttcttttcttcacttGACAAATcgtacaaaacacaaaaacaaagtaaatagctcaaaaatatatggaactaactaagaaatgacaagtgaatttgatataaaatttatataaatatgagcttatcaaatacccccacacttaacttttgctagtcctcgagcaaaacaaagaaaacatgaaaaagtagcaacatgaaaaacattagtTCCCCACCACATGacattcaagaaaaaaaatcatcaagaaCCTTAGCTAGCATCAAACAAGCTAATCCAAGCTCATCTTCCTTATTCAAATGTTAACAGCGACCTTTTAATCATCCTTGAAGTGTAGTGTGTGTAATAGTCATGCTAAtgcaatttcaagttttgttttaaaacacCACATGCAAACTAGTGATCTTCTCATGggacatacactcaatcacacaTATGTTTAGTTTAATGTGTTTCGCTCAAAGAATCAAATGTGAAAGATCTACCATAAGCTTGCATAAAGATCTCATCTCCACAATcataattgcaaaactaaaATCAAGAGGACTTTTATTGGATATAATGAGGCTTAGGGAGAGGGTTATAGAAATGAAAGGATAGGTAAACACAAGTTCCAAGCTACATTGCAAGAAATTCTCTTGTTGAGATTTATAAGAACTCAAGCTCTCCAACCACCCTACTAATACCTCCAATCACACCCCTAAACTTTTTATTTGCTTTgtatacaatttttcttttttttcttcttcttccttttttttttttttttttttggtaccaattttcgcacataactaaatacaaacatgaaatacccccacactCATTCTTTTGCCAAACTCCTTCAAAGTACTTCACAAACATTTCTCATAAGACAATCTCATATTGCTCACTAGCTAGCTTCGACAGGGTAAGAAAAAGTGTTTAAGGTATAAGGGTAGACATATTTGGTGATAAGAAATAAAAGGCTCAACATATACGGCTCAAATTGGCAATCTaatgatatcatttttctttaggaaACATGCTTATTTGGGCCATGGTGATAAACCTAATGCCTCTATCATTTTCAAGTTCATGCAATCAATGACAAACATTTCAAAAGATCGTTACGCAAGTTCTAGAGATGTAAGTCACATAAGTTCATCACACATGAAAGAATAggagtgtatgaaaaatgcacaCACTTTCAATAGGCTCAAAAACTCACATAGGTTGTATATGGTCACTATGTTCACATACGAAGCTTTAAATCATGCTTTAGTTTCACATCAACAAGGCTATgtgcttttggtttttcaaagatgatTAAACATGTACAAAACTAATAAGAGAATAAGGAATTTCACACAATACATGCTTACTAAGTTCTTGATCaccgtggttcaaattcaatccaattATATCATTGGGTCGggaaact
This Pyrus communis chromosome 6, drPyrComm1.1, whole genome shotgun sequence DNA region includes the following protein-coding sequences:
- the LOC137735903 gene encoding defensin-like protein 1; the protein is MGRKSCFGLLLLLFIVLASQEIVVPTEARICQSQSHGFHGTCLRHHNCALVCRNEGFSGGRCRGLRRRCFCTRLC